From the Roseibium sp. HPY-6 genome, one window contains:
- a CDS encoding cysteine desulfurase family protein, giving the protein MPRRSDPIYLDHNAGAPLRPVARESMIEVLSDAGNASSVHTDGRRARGRIESAREKVARLCSAQNRAVTFVSGGTEGNMMALTPVWQVQGAPVYLEKLFRSAVEHPSVVTGGRFAVANQCVVPVDSDGVIQIDALKDSVCDTEPSLISVMAANNETGVIQPLAEIGAIAQEYGHFFHVDAVQAAGRIKIDMDAWQADALTISAHKLGGPQGAGAVVVRSTAKTPSALMVGGGQENWRRGGTENVAAIAGFGIAADAALEETADLRHLLELKTRLEEGLQAHCPTTIFFGIKAERLANTCCFAVPGISAETALIALDLERVSISSGSACSSGKVSVSHVLTAMGVDEELARCALRISMGWDTTKTDIEEFLDVWPGIVDRLNPNARHKAA; this is encoded by the coding sequence ATGCCACGTCGATCTGACCCGATCTATCTCGATCACAATGCCGGAGCGCCTTTGCGTCCGGTTGCGCGCGAGAGCATGATCGAGGTGCTAAGTGATGCAGGAAATGCCTCATCCGTTCATACGGACGGCAGACGTGCACGCGGCAGGATCGAATCTGCAAGGGAAAAGGTCGCGCGCTTATGCAGCGCGCAAAATCGCGCTGTTACGTTCGTCTCCGGTGGCACGGAAGGCAATATGATGGCACTGACGCCCGTATGGCAGGTACAAGGTGCACCGGTTTATCTTGAAAAGCTGTTCAGGAGCGCCGTCGAGCATCCTTCTGTGGTGACAGGCGGCCGGTTCGCGGTTGCCAATCAGTGTGTCGTGCCCGTCGATTCCGATGGTGTCATCCAAATTGATGCTCTGAAGGACAGTGTCTGTGACACAGAGCCAAGCCTGATCTCGGTCATGGCTGCCAACAATGAAACCGGAGTTATTCAGCCGCTCGCCGAAATCGGCGCCATCGCCCAGGAATACGGTCACTTTTTCCATGTCGACGCGGTTCAGGCTGCGGGGCGGATAAAGATCGATATGGACGCCTGGCAGGCGGACGCGCTTACAATTTCGGCACACAAGCTTGGTGGGCCTCAGGGCGCTGGCGCCGTGGTTGTGCGCTCTACGGCGAAGACACCTTCAGCTTTGATGGTCGGTGGTGGCCAGGAGAACTGGCGGCGGGGCGGGACCGAAAATGTTGCCGCAATTGCAGGCTTTGGAATTGCCGCGGATGCCGCCCTTGAAGAGACAGCCGACCTGCGCCATTTGCTCGAGTTGAAAACCCGGTTGGAAGAAGGTCTGCAGGCGCATTGCCCGACAACCATTTTCTTCGGGATCAAAGCAGAGCGTCTGGCAAATACATGCTGCTTTGCGGTGCCGGGAATTTCTGCTGAAACCGCACTGATCGCCTTGGACCTTGAGCGCGTATCGATTTCATCAGGATCCGCATGCTCGTCAGGCAAGGTGTCGGTTTCCCATGTGCTGACCGCGATGGGCGTAGACGAAGAACTCGCGCGCTGCGCGCTTCGCATCAGTATGGGGTGGGATACGACGAAGACTGACATCGAAGAATTTCTCGATGTTTGGCCCGGGATCGTCGATCGCCTCAACCCAAATGCGCGCCATAAGGCGGCATGA